The following proteins are encoded in a genomic region of Hippopotamus amphibius kiboko isolate mHipAmp2 chromosome 8, mHipAmp2.hap2, whole genome shotgun sequence:
- the YPEL1 gene encoding protein yippee-like 1 isoform X2, whose product MLQRLFCQRAQHRCSLSCASPELSQACPAEMVKMTKSKTFQAYLPNCHRTYSCVHCRAHLANHDELISKSFQGSQGRAYLFNSVVNVGCGPAEERVLLTGLHAVADIYCENCKTTLGWKYEHAFESSQKYKEGKFIIELAHMIKDNGWE is encoded by the exons ATGCTGCAGCGTCTCTTCTGTCAGAGAGCCCAGCACCGCTGCAGCCTGTCCTGCGCCAGCCCTGAGCTGAGCCAGGCGTGCCCAGCAGAGATGGTGAAGATGACAAAGTCCAAAACTTTCCAAGCGTATCTGCCAAACTGCCACCGAACGTACAGCTGTGTCCACTGCAGGGCCCACCTGGCCAATCACGACGAGCTGATCTCCAAG TCCTTTCAGGGAAGTCAGGGACGAGCCTACCTCTTCAACTCAGT GGTGAACGTGGGCTGCGGCCCCGCAGAGGAGCGGGTGCTTCTCACCGGCCTGCACGCCGTGGCGGACATCTACTGCGAGAACTGCAAGACCACGCTCGGGTGGAAATAC GAACACGCCTTCGAGAGCAGTCAGAAATACAAGGAAGGGAAATTCATCATCGAGCTCGCCCACATGATCAAAGACAATGGCTGGGAGTAG
- the PPIL2 gene encoding RING-type E3 ubiquitin-protein ligase PPIL2 isoform X3 produces MCPLGPSGEDACSCLAVGSLPGWVLLCSVPSSTPGLSLQPFVYPVCTPEGVVFDLLSIVPWLKKYGTNPSNGEKLDGRSLIKLNFAKNSEGKYHCPVLFSVFTNSSHIVAIKTTGNVYAHEAVEQLNIKAKNFRDLLTDAPFSRQDIITLQDPTNLDKFNVSNFFHVKNNMKIIDPDEEKAKQDPSYYLRNTNTETRETLQELYKEFKGDEVLAATMKVPAKTKVDKLNAAHYSTGRVSASFTSTAMVPQTTHEAAAIDEDVLRYQLVKKKGYVRLHTRLGDLNLELHCDLTPKTCENFIKLCKRQYYDGTIFHRSIRNFVIQGGDPTGTGTGGESHWGKPFRDEFRPNLSHTGRGILSMANSGPNTNKSQFFITFRSCAYLDKKHTIFGRVVGGFDTLTAMENVESDPKTDRPKEEIRIDSTTVFVDPYEEADAKIAEERKKTQLEAAAPQSPATPSQPLQGSQDPQARRQGVGKYISPALTKRVAEEEPSTSAAVPTAKKRPSQGFGDFSSW; encoded by the exons cCTCTCTCTGCAGCCCTTCGTCTACCCGGTCTGCACCCCCGAAGGCGTCGTCTTTGACTTGCT GAGCATCGTTCCTTGGCTCAAGAAGTACGGGACCAACCCCAGCAATGGAGAG AAGCTGGACGGGAGGTCCCTGATCAAGCTGAACTTTGCAAAGAACAGCGAAG GGAAGTACCACTGCCCCGTACTCTTCTCCGTGTTCACCAACAGCAGCCACATCGTGGCCATCAAGACCACCGGCAATGTCTACGCCCACGAG GCAGTGGAGCAGCTGAACATCAAGGCCAAGAACTTCCGAGACCTGCTGACCGACGCGCCCTTCTCCCGGCAGGACATCATCACCCTCCAG GACCCCACCAATTTGGACAAGTTCAACGTCTCTAATTTCTTCCATGTTAAgaataacatgaaaataattGACCCAG atgaagaaaaggCCAAGCAGGACCCGTCTTATTATTTGAGAAACACGAACACAGAGACCCGAGAGACCCTGCAGGAGCTCTACAAGGAGTTCAAAGGGGACGAGGTGCTGGCGGCCACCATGAAGGTCCCCGCGAAGACGAAGGTGGACAAGCTGAACGCT GCCCACTACTCCACCGGGAGGGTCAGCGCCTCCTTCACCTCCACGGCCATGGTTCCCCAGACCACGCACGAAGCAG CCGCCATCGACGAGGACGTGCTGCGCTACCAGTTGGTGAAGAAGAAGGGCTACGTGCGGCTGCACACCCGCCTGGGCGACCTCAACCTGGAGCTGCACTGCGACCTG ACGCCGAAAACCTGCGAGAACTTCATCAAACTCTGCAAGAGGCAGTACTACGACGGCACCATCTTTCACAGGTCCATTCGCAACTTCGTG ATCCAGGGCGGCGACCCCACGGGCACGGGCACAG GTGGGGAGTCGCACTGGGGAAAGCCCTTCCGAGACGAGTTCCGGCCCAACCTCTCGCACACGGGCCGCGGCATCCTCAGCATGGCCAACTCGGGGCCCAACACCAACAAGTCCCAGTT ctTCATCACCTTCCGCTCCTGCGCTTACCTGGACAAGAAGCACACCATCTTCGGGCG GGTTGTAGGGGGCTTTGACACTCTGACGGCCATGGAGAATGTGGAGAGTGACCCCAAAACTGACCGCCCTAAG gAGGAGATTCGCATCGACTCCACCACGGTGTTTGTGGACCCCTACGAGGAGGCAGACGCCAAG ATTGCTGAGGAGCGGAAGAAGACGCAGCTTGAGGCGGCGGCCCCGCAGAGCCCAGCCACGCCCAGCCAGCCCCTGCAGGGGAGCCAGGACCCCCAGGCCCGCCGCCAGGGAGTGGGCAAGTACATCAGCCCGGCGCTCAC GAAGCGGGTAGCAGAGGAGGAGCCCTCCACCAGCGCAGCCGTCCCCACGGCCAAAAAGAGGCCCAGCCAAGGCTTTGGGGACTTTAGCTCGTGGTAG
- the YPEL1 gene encoding protein yippee-like 1 isoform X1, with translation MAVFLNSNLAGGPSRRTPRCSTWLWPAGPACRFRCLGGLPCGHRGMRLPGPQRRGPGRGPRERGERRAPAGSETPDKPGQRGAPCLPWALGHLRGCPAGLDASHVAKEAPGTAQASAAGTAASQAGPRGPVPEPRVPIPLEPAGSSPAARARL, from the exons ATGGCAGTGTTTCTTAACTCGAACCTCGCGGGCGGCCCCTCCCGGCGGACCCCCCGG TGTTCTACCTGGCTCTGGCCAGCGGGCCCGGCCTGCCGCTTCAGGTGTCTGGGGGGCCTTCCGTGTGGTCACCGTGGCATGAGACTCCCAGGACCCCAGCGCAGAGGGCCAGGGAGAGGGCCGAGGGAGCGGGGAGAGAGGAGGGCGCCGGCCGGCTCTGAAACTCCAGACAAG CCTGGACAGCGGGGAGCGCCCTGCCTGCCCTGGGCACTGGGGCATCTGCGAGGGTGCCCAGCAGGCCTGGATGCATCTCACGTTGCCAAGGAGGCCCCAGGGACAGCGCAGGCCTCCGCTGCAGGcactgctgcctcccaggctgggccccGCGGCCCTGTCCCTGAGCCACGCGTGCCAATCCCGCTGGAGCCAGCTGGCTCCTCCCCCGCGGCCCGGGCTCGTCTCTGA
- the PPIL2 gene encoding RING-type E3 ubiquitin-protein ligase PPIL2 isoform X2, whose amino-acid sequence MGKRQHQKDKMYITCAEYTHFYGGKKPDIPQTNFRRLPFDHCSLSLQPFVYPVCTPEGVVFDLLSIVPWLKKYGTNPSNGEKLDGRSLIKLNFAKNSEGKYHCPVLFSVFTNSSHIVAIKTTGNVYAHEAVEQLNIKAKNFRDLLTDAPFSRQDIITLQDPTNLDKFNVSNFFHVKNNMKIIDPDEEKAKQDPSYYLRNTNTETRETLQELYKEFKGDEVLAATMKVPAKTKVDKLNAAHYSTGRVSASFTSTAMVPQTTHEAAAIDEDVLRYQLVKKKGYVRLHTRLGDLNLELHCDLTPKTCENFIKLCKRQYYDGTIFHRSIRNFVIQGGDPTGTGTGGESHWGKPFRDEFRPNLSHTGRGILSMANSGPNTNKSQFFITFRSCAYLDKKHTIFGRVVGGFDTLTAMENVESDPKTDRPKEEIRIDSTTVFVDPYEEADAKIAEERKKTQLEAAAPQSPATPSQPLQGSQDPQARRQGVGKYISPALTKRVAEEEPSTSAAVPTAKKRPSQGFGDFSSW is encoded by the exons cCTCTCTCTGCAGCCCTTCGTCTACCCGGTCTGCACCCCCGAAGGCGTCGTCTTTGACTTGCT GAGCATCGTTCCTTGGCTCAAGAAGTACGGGACCAACCCCAGCAATGGAGAG AAGCTGGACGGGAGGTCCCTGATCAAGCTGAACTTTGCAAAGAACAGCGAAG GGAAGTACCACTGCCCCGTACTCTTCTCCGTGTTCACCAACAGCAGCCACATCGTGGCCATCAAGACCACCGGCAATGTCTACGCCCACGAG GCAGTGGAGCAGCTGAACATCAAGGCCAAGAACTTCCGAGACCTGCTGACCGACGCGCCCTTCTCCCGGCAGGACATCATCACCCTCCAG GACCCCACCAATTTGGACAAGTTCAACGTCTCTAATTTCTTCCATGTTAAgaataacatgaaaataattGACCCAG atgaagaaaaggCCAAGCAGGACCCGTCTTATTATTTGAGAAACACGAACACAGAGACCCGAGAGACCCTGCAGGAGCTCTACAAGGAGTTCAAAGGGGACGAGGTGCTGGCGGCCACCATGAAGGTCCCCGCGAAGACGAAGGTGGACAAGCTGAACGCT GCCCACTACTCCACCGGGAGGGTCAGCGCCTCCTTCACCTCCACGGCCATGGTTCCCCAGACCACGCACGAAGCAG CCGCCATCGACGAGGACGTGCTGCGCTACCAGTTGGTGAAGAAGAAGGGCTACGTGCGGCTGCACACCCGCCTGGGCGACCTCAACCTGGAGCTGCACTGCGACCTG ACGCCGAAAACCTGCGAGAACTTCATCAAACTCTGCAAGAGGCAGTACTACGACGGCACCATCTTTCACAGGTCCATTCGCAACTTCGTG ATCCAGGGCGGCGACCCCACGGGCACGGGCACAG GTGGGGAGTCGCACTGGGGAAAGCCCTTCCGAGACGAGTTCCGGCCCAACCTCTCGCACACGGGCCGCGGCATCCTCAGCATGGCCAACTCGGGGCCCAACACCAACAAGTCCCAGTT ctTCATCACCTTCCGCTCCTGCGCTTACCTGGACAAGAAGCACACCATCTTCGGGCG GGTTGTAGGGGGCTTTGACACTCTGACGGCCATGGAGAATGTGGAGAGTGACCCCAAAACTGACCGCCCTAAG gAGGAGATTCGCATCGACTCCACCACGGTGTTTGTGGACCCCTACGAGGAGGCAGACGCCAAG ATTGCTGAGGAGCGGAAGAAGACGCAGCTTGAGGCGGCGGCCCCGCAGAGCCCAGCCACGCCCAGCCAGCCCCTGCAGGGGAGCCAGGACCCCCAGGCCCGCCGCCAGGGAGTGGGCAAGTACATCAGCCCGGCGCTCAC GAAGCGGGTAGCAGAGGAGGAGCCCTCCACCAGCGCAGCCGTCCCCACGGCCAAAAAGAGGCCCAGCCAAGGCTTTGGGGACTTTAGCTCGTGGTAG